In Devosia chinhatensis, the following are encoded in one genomic region:
- the gpt gene encoding xanthine phosphoribosyltransferase: protein MSNPNQKSFPVTWDQFHRDSRALAWRLASVGPFDAVVAIARGGLVPAAIVARELNIRTVETVACKSYDHQNQSGIKVLKEISQPVLDLARNGGKVLIVDDLVDTGNTARVVRDMLPGAHFATVYAKPKGRDMVDTFITEVSQDTWIFFPWDLDVAYVAPISGGTD from the coding sequence GTGAGCAACCCGAACCAGAAGTCGTTTCCCGTCACTTGGGATCAGTTCCACCGTGACAGCCGCGCGCTGGCCTGGCGCCTTGCCAGTGTCGGCCCGTTCGACGCCGTGGTCGCCATTGCCCGCGGCGGCCTCGTCCCGGCGGCCATTGTGGCGCGCGAGCTTAATATCCGCACCGTGGAGACCGTTGCCTGTAAGAGCTACGACCACCAGAACCAAAGCGGGATCAAGGTGCTCAAGGAGATCAGCCAGCCGGTGCTAGACCTGGCTCGCAATGGTGGCAAGGTGCTGATCGTCGACGATCTGGTGGACACCGGCAACACCGCCCGCGTCGTGCGCGACATGCTGCCGGGTGCGCATTTTGCGACCGTGTATGCCAAGCCAAAGGGCCGGGACATGGTGGACACGTTCATCACCGAGGTCAGCCAGGACACCTGGATCTTCTTTCCCTGGGACCTGGATGTAGCGTATGTGGCGCCGATTTCGGGCGGCACGGACTAA
- a CDS encoding competence/damage-inducible protein A, giving the protein MTQPEQRVTAGMIVIGDEILSGRTKDVNIGAVADFCTDLGIDLTEVRIVSDDMEAIVEAVNTLRARYTYVFTTGGIGPTHDDITADAIARAFGVALPINAQARAMLEARWQQTGTEVNEARLRMARIPEGADLIVNSVSAAPGFRMGNVHVMAGVPVIMRAMLEALAPTLQGGKKVMSVTVKAAVGEGTVGGPLGALQEQYPDVKMGSYPQMGQTRVMTELVLRSSDPVRLEEAAGKVREMVSEAHRKAGIAPPDDAY; this is encoded by the coding sequence ATGACCCAGCCAGAACAACGCGTTACCGCCGGAATGATCGTCATCGGCGATGAAATCCTGTCCGGACGCACCAAAGACGTCAATATCGGCGCGGTCGCCGATTTCTGTACCGATCTGGGCATTGATCTCACCGAGGTGCGTATCGTCTCCGACGACATGGAAGCCATTGTCGAGGCCGTGAATACATTGCGCGCACGCTATACCTATGTTTTTACCACCGGCGGCATCGGGCCGACGCACGACGACATCACTGCCGATGCCATCGCAAGGGCGTTCGGCGTCGCGCTGCCCATCAATGCGCAGGCCCGCGCCATGCTGGAAGCGCGCTGGCAGCAGACCGGAACCGAGGTGAACGAAGCGCGGCTGCGCATGGCGAGAATCCCCGAGGGCGCTGACCTCATCGTCAATTCCGTCAGCGCCGCGCCGGGCTTCCGCATGGGCAATGTGCATGTCATGGCTGGCGTGCCGGTGATCATGCGCGCCATGCTCGAGGCGCTGGCGCCAACGCTCCAGGGTGGCAAGAAGGTCATGTCGGTGACCGTCAAGGCGGCGGTAGGGGAGGGCACCGTGGGCGGGCCGCTCGGCGCGCTTCAAGAGCAATACCCCGACGTCAAAATGGGCTCCTATCCCCAAATGGGCCAGACCCGCGTGATGACCGAACTGGTTCTACGCTCGTCCGATCCGGTGCGGCTCGAAGAGGCGGCCGGTAAGGTGCGTGAAATGGTGTCGGAAGCTCATCGCAAGGCTGGCATTGCGCCACCAGACGACGCTTATTAA
- the map gene encoding type I methionyl aminopeptidase, with protein sequence MITYVDASNKARRTPGVIPVHGSEGFEGMRKAGNLTAQALDILTEYVEPGVPTAKLDQIAYEFARDNGAVPATIFYKGYRHSLCTSINHVVCHGIPDERPLRDGDIVNIDLTLVVDGWHGDSSRMYAVGEISRKAERLIEVTYDCLEAGIAAARPGNTTGDIGAAIQGLAEAERMSVVRDFVGHGLGKLFHDEPNILHFGTPGTGVPLKPGMIFTIEPMINLGRPHVKILSDGWTAVTRDRTLSAQCEHSIGITETGCEIFTGSPGGLFNPLASRTKA encoded by the coding sequence ATGATCACTTACGTCGACGCTAGCAACAAAGCCCGCCGCACCCCCGGGGTTATCCCTGTGCATGGGAGCGAAGGCTTTGAGGGCATGCGCAAGGCCGGGAACCTGACCGCACAGGCTCTGGACATTCTGACCGAATATGTCGAACCCGGCGTGCCGACGGCCAAGCTCGACCAGATCGCCTATGAATTCGCTCGCGACAATGGCGCGGTTCCGGCAACGATCTTCTACAAGGGCTATCGCCATTCGCTATGCACATCGATCAACCATGTCGTGTGCCACGGCATTCCCGATGAACGACCGCTGCGCGACGGCGACATCGTCAATATCGATCTGACGCTGGTGGTGGACGGCTGGCATGGAGATTCTAGCCGCATGTACGCGGTGGGCGAAATCTCCCGCAAGGCCGAGCGCCTGATCGAGGTGACCTACGACTGTCTGGAGGCGGGCATAGCCGCTGCCAGGCCGGGCAATACGACCGGCGATATCGGCGCGGCGATCCAGGGCTTGGCCGAAGCCGAACGCATGAGCGTCGTCCGCGACTTCGTGGGCCACGGGCTGGGCAAGCTCTTCCACGATGAGCCCAATATCCTTCACTTCGGCACCCCTGGCACCGGCGTACCGCTCAAGCCGGGCATGATCTTCACGATCGAGCCGATGATCAACCTGGGTCGGCCGCACGTGAAAATTCTTTCGGACGGCTGGACGGCGGTGACGCGCGACCGCACGCTTTCGGCGCAATGCGAACACTCCATCGGCATTACCGAAACGGGCTGTGAAATCTTCACGGGCTCACCCGGCGGCCTGTTCAATCCCCTCGCGAGCCGGACCAAAGCGTGA
- the radC gene encoding RadC family protein — MAEAAKPHYLGHRERARERFNAVGGEALADYELLELLLHILLPQRDTKALAKTLLAHFGSFSAVLGASPARLAEVKGLGQTSITNLKVIQAVAQRYGRDQIDREQPILASWSQLIDYCRSQMAYETIEQFRILFLDKKNRLIADEVQQVGTVDHTPVYPREVIRRSLELSATALILVHNHPSGDPAPSSADVRMTREIADIAKPLGIVLHDHLIIGKSGHASLRGLKLI, encoded by the coding sequence ATGGCCGAGGCGGCAAAACCGCATTACCTCGGCCATCGCGAACGCGCCCGTGAACGTTTCAATGCTGTGGGCGGTGAGGCCCTTGCAGATTATGAACTCTTGGAGCTGCTGCTCCATATCCTGCTGCCCCAGCGTGACACCAAGGCTCTCGCCAAGACCCTGCTGGCCCATTTCGGGTCGTTCTCAGCCGTGCTTGGGGCATCCCCTGCCCGCCTGGCGGAGGTCAAAGGGCTCGGCCAAACCTCGATCACCAATCTCAAGGTCATCCAGGCCGTCGCGCAGCGCTATGGCCGCGACCAGATCGACCGCGAACAACCGATTCTGGCATCGTGGTCGCAACTGATCGATTATTGTCGCAGCCAGATGGCCTATGAAACCATCGAGCAGTTTCGAATTCTCTTCCTCGACAAGAAGAACCGGCTGATCGCCGACGAGGTGCAGCAGGTCGGCACGGTCGACCACACGCCGGTCTATCCCCGCGAGGTTATCCGGCGCAGCCTTGAACTGTCCGCGACAGCGCTGATCCTCGTCCATAACCATCCGTCCGGCGACCCAGCTCCGTCATCGGCAGACGTGCGCATGACAAGAGAAATTGCAGACATTGCCAAGCCGCTGGGCATCGTGCTGCACGACCACCTTATCATCGGAAAATCCGGCCATGCCTCACTTCGGGGTCTCAAGCTGATCTGA
- a CDS encoding GNAT family N-acetyltransferase produces the protein MNANIQPLAGIMDGLVIDQPEIASIALDRIAIRVTQRIEDVEGDWRRLTARGIESPGQSFDFIRLWVRDRAIPESHQRYVVAELDGQVVALLPLHLKRVFGVRVLTWFPGANAGCYAPIVDLERLEALGAEGRTALWRSVASLLSGAHLLFLRSIPHPQTDKARLFGELGTALETESLYRAEFTSWEHCDAEQRSRSRRKHDRQQGDRLAALGAVTFEEISDPERARPVIDTMFRQRSERFRKQGIRDCFVEDKLTGFYQAAMAASSGLDVRLHVLRLDGEVVAVRYNVVHGERMFCLISSMIDSDRIQNGSPGKQCLLRVMQTVFGDGIRTFDMGAGLTDEKRHWCNVQIPLRHHYISLSPFGEAVIDVHTSVQRLRRWAKSSPAVKGMLRRVQQWRDRGQAKGASDQLETPK, from the coding sequence GTGAACGCCAATATTCAACCGCTTGCGGGGATCATGGATGGTCTGGTTATTGACCAGCCTGAAATCGCATCGATCGCGCTCGACCGCATTGCCATTCGCGTTACCCAGCGCATAGAGGACGTCGAAGGCGACTGGCGCCGGCTAACGGCAAGAGGGATCGAGTCACCCGGCCAGAGTTTCGACTTCATTCGGCTGTGGGTGCGCGACCGCGCGATTCCCGAAAGCCATCAGCGTTACGTCGTGGCCGAACTGGATGGTCAGGTGGTCGCACTGCTGCCGCTTCATCTCAAACGCGTTTTTGGGGTGCGCGTGCTGACCTGGTTTCCCGGTGCCAATGCCGGATGCTATGCCCCGATCGTCGATCTGGAGCGCCTTGAAGCGCTTGGGGCAGAGGGCCGGACCGCTCTCTGGCGCTCCGTGGCATCCCTTCTTTCCGGCGCGCATTTGCTTTTTCTGCGCTCTATTCCGCATCCGCAGACAGACAAGGCCAGGCTGTTCGGCGAATTGGGGACGGCGCTCGAAACCGAGAGCCTGTATCGCGCGGAATTCACCTCTTGGGAGCACTGTGACGCCGAGCAGCGCAGCCGCTCGCGCCGTAAGCATGATCGGCAGCAGGGCGACCGCCTGGCTGCCTTGGGTGCCGTAACATTCGAGGAAATCAGCGACCCGGAGCGTGCGCGTCCGGTGATCGACACCATGTTCCGCCAGCGCTCGGAGCGGTTTCGCAAACAAGGCATCCGCGATTGCTTTGTCGAGGACAAGCTCACAGGCTTTTATCAGGCGGCCATGGCGGCCAGTTCTGGCCTGGACGTGAGGTTGCACGTTCTGCGTCTCGATGGCGAGGTGGTGGCGGTGCGATACAATGTCGTCCATGGCGAGCGGATGTTCTGCCTGATTTCGTCAATGATCGACAGCGATCGCATCCAGAATGGCTCGCCTGGGAAGCAGTGCCTGCTACGGGTCATGCAAACGGTATTCGGTGACGGTATTCGAACCTTCGATATGGGCGCCGGTCTTACCGACGAGAAGCGGCACTGGTGCAATGTGCAGATCCCGCTGCGCCACCACTATATCAGCCTTTCTCCCTTCGGGGAGGCAGTGATCGACGTGCATACAAGCGTTCAGCGTTTGCGCAGGTGGGCCAAGTCCAGTCCAGCTGTCAAAGGCATGCTGCGCCGCGTACAGCAATGGCGCGACAGGGGCCAGGCCAAGGGCGCATCAGATCAGCTTGAGACCCCGAAGTGA
- a CDS encoding cytochrome c biogenesis CcdA family protein, which yields MEFSLPLVIGAGVLSFLSPCVLPLVPPYLTYMSGASYDQLRAESAGVGGRLQLRVAVTSIFFILGFTVIFVALGATATAFGQVFRQLLPILTPIAGIVIIAMGLHFIGVYRIGLLDRQLRHNGPGVASGPLGGFLLGLAFAIGWTPCIGPVLAAILSVAASRETAWEGASLLGLYSLGLGIPFFLAGIAVGPFLTFFQGFKKHLGVVEKVMGGLLVLTGVLFLTDNFTRISYWFLETFPVLATFG from the coding sequence GTGGAATTTTCCCTGCCTCTGGTCATCGGTGCGGGTGTCTTGAGCTTTCTTAGCCCCTGTGTCCTGCCGCTTGTGCCGCCGTATCTGACCTACATGAGCGGGGCCAGCTACGACCAATTGCGCGCCGAGTCGGCGGGCGTCGGCGGTCGCCTTCAGCTGCGGGTCGCCGTCACATCAATTTTCTTCATTCTCGGGTTTACGGTGATCTTCGTTGCCTTGGGGGCGACGGCGACCGCATTCGGCCAGGTCTTCCGCCAGCTCCTGCCCATCCTCACACCGATTGCCGGCATCGTCATCATCGCCATGGGCCTGCACTTTATCGGCGTCTACCGCATCGGTCTGCTCGACCGGCAATTGCGGCATAATGGGCCTGGAGTAGCCTCGGGGCCCCTGGGTGGATTTCTGTTGGGTCTGGCTTTCGCCATTGGCTGGACGCCCTGTATCGGGCCGGTTCTGGCGGCCATTCTGTCAGTTGCAGCCAGCCGTGAGACGGCATGGGAAGGGGCGTCGCTTCTCGGGCTCTATTCGCTGGGGCTGGGCATTCCCTTCTTTCTGGCCGGCATTGCTGTGGGACCTTTTCTGACCTTCTTCCAGGGGTTCAAAAAGCATCTTGGTGTCGTGGAAAAGGTCATGGGTGGGCTGCTTGTTCTCACCGGCGTGCTTTTTCTCACCGATAATTTCACCCGTATTTCTTACTGGTTCCTGGAGACCTTCCCAGTGCTAGCAACTTTCGGCTAG
- a CDS encoding mechanosensitive ion channel family protein codes for MNNNDLFGVSTAWVLANAWNVLVAIIVLAVGWILAGFISRQVRTLINARLKNDATIAPLVGQIVRYSILFVTIIVVLGQFGVETASILAVLGAAGLAIALALQGTLSNIAAGIMLVFLKPFKVGDYINADGIEGWVVEVELFATRLRTYEGVYMFAPNSKLSNAKIINYSREASRVVETKFTVPRSADLAQVRSEITEILRSDYSDAADSPEVLVDGLDENKVTLVARVPVRSRDWWQARSVLQERLKTKLDDRNNFAPVQNG; via the coding sequence GTGAATAACAACGATCTCTTCGGCGTCTCCACCGCCTGGGTCCTCGCGAATGCGTGGAACGTCCTCGTCGCCATTATCGTCCTGGCTGTCGGCTGGATTCTGGCCGGCTTCATCTCCCGTCAGGTGCGGACGCTGATCAATGCGCGCCTCAAGAACGACGCGACCATAGCGCCGCTTGTCGGACAGATCGTCCGCTACTCCATTCTTTTCGTCACCATTATCGTGGTCCTGGGGCAATTCGGTGTAGAAACCGCCTCGATCCTGGCGGTGCTCGGTGCCGCAGGGCTCGCCATCGCGCTGGCCTTGCAGGGCACGTTGTCCAATATTGCCGCGGGGATCATGCTGGTCTTCCTCAAGCCCTTCAAGGTCGGCGACTATATCAACGCCGACGGCATCGAAGGGTGGGTCGTCGAGGTCGAGCTCTTTGCGACCCGGCTACGCACTTATGAAGGCGTCTATATGTTCGCGCCGAACTCAAAGCTCTCCAACGCAAAAATCATCAATTACAGCCGCGAGGCAAGCCGCGTTGTCGAAACCAAGTTCACAGTGCCGCGCTCGGCCGATCTCGCACAGGTTCGCTCGGAAATCACCGAGATCCTGCGCAGTGACTATTCCGATGCTGCGGACAGCCCTGAAGTGCTCGTAGATGGCCTCGATGAAAACAAGGTGACGCTGGTGGCCCGCGTGCCGGTGCGCAGCAGGGATTGGTGGCAGGCACGTTCTGTGCTGCAGGAAAGGCTCAAGACCAAGCTGGATGACAGGAACAACTTCGCGCCGGTCCAAAACGGCTGA
- a CDS encoding GGDEF domain-containing protein, whose protein sequence is MQDILPRLTSRDRIRVALRAGSVVALCIASSVFITFLCYLFLDIPETGLGYAMAVLLPLLLATPICLWLFARIEQINLAYGQLDVIASTDWLTQCLTRRAFSSFAQKPRSSGQGCALLVIDVDHFKRINDQFGHDTGDVALRLIAEAIRDNVRSVDAVGRLGGEEFGVLLPTADHDQAAQVAERIRVAIDAIEFAPSGQPYPLSVSIGAARSVTTMHYEDLFRHADQSLLDAKRAGRNRVCFAAIPA, encoded by the coding sequence ATGCAGGACATACTGCCCAGATTGACAAGTCGGGATCGGATCCGCGTCGCATTGCGCGCCGGATCAGTTGTGGCTCTGTGTATTGCTTCATCGGTCTTCATTACATTCCTGTGCTACCTCTTCCTGGATATCCCAGAGACCGGCCTCGGATATGCGATGGCTGTCTTGCTGCCCTTGCTGCTGGCGACACCAATCTGCCTGTGGCTCTTTGCCCGGATTGAACAGATCAATCTTGCCTATGGGCAGCTTGACGTGATCGCCTCGACCGATTGGTTGACCCAGTGCCTCACCCGCCGGGCGTTCTCGTCATTTGCACAAAAGCCTCGGTCCTCTGGTCAGGGCTGCGCGCTCTTGGTGATCGACGTCGACCACTTCAAGCGCATCAATGATCAATTCGGCCACGACACGGGCGACGTAGCCCTTAGGCTTATTGCAGAGGCCATTCGTGACAATGTCCGCTCCGTTGATGCTGTTGGGCGGCTCGGTGGCGAAGAATTCGGGGTACTGCTGCCCACAGCCGACCACGATCAGGCCGCCCAGGTGGCGGAGCGCATCCGGGTGGCAATCGACGCGATTGAATTTGCTCCCAGTGGGCAGCCCTATCCGCTCAGTGTCAGTATCGGCGCGGCAAGAAGCGTCACGACCATGCATTACGAAGACCTGTTCCGCCATGCCGATCAATCGCTGCTGGATGCCAAGCGCGCCGGCCGCAATCGCGTTTGCTTCGCGGCCATCCCGGCCTGA
- the rpe gene encoding ribulose-phosphate 3-epimerase codes for MITRPLRIAPSILSADFARLGAEVQAIAEAGADYVHVDVMDGHFVPNISFGAPVMKAVRGLTDKIFDVHLMIAPVDPYLTDFAKAGADIITVHAEAGPHLHRSLQAIRSLGRKAGVALNPATPVSVIQHVIDDCDLVLIMSVNPGFGGQSFIPESLTKIRQAKALIGGRDIDLEVDGGVTADNAAAIVAAGANVLVAGSAIYAGNDPKTYGNRIRAIRDAASIRA; via the coding sequence ATGATCACACGTCCGCTTCGTATCGCCCCCTCTATCCTGTCCGCCGACTTTGCTCGGCTGGGCGCGGAAGTGCAGGCCATTGCCGAAGCCGGTGCTGACTATGTCCACGTCGATGTCATGGATGGCCATTTCGTGCCGAATATCAGCTTCGGTGCGCCGGTCATGAAGGCTGTACGCGGGCTCACCGATAAGATTTTTGATGTTCATCTGATGATTGCACCGGTCGATCCCTATCTTACCGATTTCGCCAAGGCGGGCGCCGATATCATCACCGTCCATGCCGAGGCTGGCCCTCATCTCCACCGCTCGCTCCAGGCGATCCGCTCTCTGGGCAGGAAGGCGGGTGTGGCGCTCAATCCCGCCACGCCAGTTTCCGTCATTCAGCACGTCATCGACGATTGCGACCTGGTCCTGATCATGAGCGTCAACCCAGGCTTTGGCGGTCAAAGCTTTATTCCGGAAAGCCTCACGAAGATCCGCCAGGCCAAGGCGCTGATCGGTGGGCGGGACATCGATCTCGAAGTGGATGGCGGCGTGACAGCCGACAATGCGGCGGCAATCGTGGCCGCTGGGGCAAACGTCCTTGTTGCGGGCTCCGCCATTTATGCCGGAAATGACCCTAAGACCTATGGCAACCGCATTAGGGCCATTCGCGATGCCGCGAGTATCAGGGCCTAG
- a CDS encoding PilZ domain-containing protein, translating into MFRERRTADRKAVNTRAIVVWGDDLMRAFAIILDMSQTGLRIRLDHEAQIETDGYILFDNRMEPFRVAWQASRSAGLQFTMPLEG; encoded by the coding sequence ATGTTCAGAGAACGCCGCACCGCCGATCGCAAAGCCGTCAACACCCGTGCCATTGTCGTCTGGGGGGACGACCTGATGCGGGCTTTCGCCATCATTTTGGATATGTCGCAGACTGGCCTGCGGATACGCCTTGATCACGAGGCGCAGATCGAAACCGACGGCTATATCTTGTTCGACAATCGCATGGAGCCCTTCCGAGTCGCCTGGCAGGCAAGCCGGTCGGCAGGGCTACAGTTCACCATGCCGCTCGAAGGCTAG
- the purB gene encoding adenylosuccinate lyase: MIPRYSRPEMVANWSAESRFAIWFEIEAHATSKLAELGVVPKESADKIWEVMNARKAELGDYGFDVERIDEIERTTKHDVIAFLTHLSEIVGPDARFVHQGMTSSDILDTTLSVQLKNAADLLLADIDALLAALKKRAYEHKNTITIGRSHGIHAEPTTFGVKLAEAYAEFSRNRARLVAARDEIATAAISGAIGTFANIDPSVEEYVAEKLGLSIEPVSTQVIPRDRHAMFFATLGVIASSIERVAVEIRHLQRTEVLEAEEYFSPGQKGSSAMPHKRNPVLTENLTGLARLVRGMVTPALENVALWHERDISHSSVERMIGPDATITLDFALARLTGVIDKLVVYPENMRKNLDLLGGLHNSQRMLLALTQAGYSREDSYAAVQRNAMKVWEHRGDRAGLFAQNLKADPQVTLSDEQIDAMFDDAYHLKHVDTIFARVFGA, from the coding sequence ATGATCCCGCGCTATTCCCGTCCCGAAATGGTCGCAAACTGGTCGGCCGAGAGCCGCTTTGCCATCTGGTTCGAGATCGAGGCGCACGCCACGTCCAAGCTTGCCGAGCTCGGCGTCGTGCCCAAGGAAAGCGCCGATAAGATCTGGGAAGTGATGAACGCTCGCAAGGCGGAGTTGGGCGATTACGGTTTCGATGTCGAGCGCATCGACGAGATCGAGCGCACTACCAAGCACGACGTCATCGCCTTCCTGACCCACCTCAGCGAAATCGTCGGCCCGGACGCACGTTTCGTACACCAGGGCATGACCTCGTCGGATATTCTCGACACCACGCTGTCCGTCCAGCTCAAGAATGCCGCCGACTTGCTGCTGGCCGACATAGATGCCCTGCTGGCAGCGCTGAAGAAGCGCGCCTATGAGCACAAGAACACCATCACCATCGGTCGCAGCCATGGTATCCACGCTGAGCCGACGACATTCGGCGTCAAGCTCGCGGAGGCCTATGCGGAGTTCAGCCGCAACCGCGCCCGTCTCGTCGCCGCCCGTGATGAGATTGCTACGGCCGCCATTTCTGGCGCCATAGGTACTTTCGCCAATATCGACCCATCGGTCGAAGAATATGTCGCCGAAAAGCTCGGTCTCTCCATTGAGCCGGTCTCGACCCAGGTCATCCCGCGCGACCGCCATGCCATGTTCTTCGCGACGCTGGGCGTCATTGCCAGCTCAATCGAGCGCGTTGCCGTCGAAATCCGCCACCTCCAGCGCACCGAAGTGCTCGAAGCCGAGGAATATTTCTCCCCGGGCCAGAAGGGCTCGTCGGCCATGCCGCACAAGCGCAACCCCGTGCTGACGGAGAACCTCACCGGCCTTGCCCGCCTCGTGCGCGGCATGGTGACCCCGGCACTGGAGAACGTCGCGCTCTGGCATGAACGTGACATCTCGCACTCCTCGGTCGAGCGCATGATCGGCCCCGATGCCACCATCACGCTCGACTTCGCGCTGGCCCGCCTCACCGGCGTTATCGACAAGCTCGTCGTCTATCCCGAGAACATGCGCAAGAATCTCGACCTGCTCGGTGGCCTGCACAATTCGCAGCGCATGTTGCTGGCCCTGACTCAGGCCGGCTACAGCCGCGAGGACAGCTATGCCGCCGTTCAGCGCAACGCCATGAAGGTGTGGGAACATCGCGGCGACCGCGCAGGCTTGTTCGCGCAAAACCTCAAGGCTGACCCGCAAGTGACTCTCAGTGATGAGCAAATCGATGCAATGTTCGATGACGCCTATCACCTCAAGCATGTGGACACGATCTTTGCGCGAGTGTTCGGCGCATGA
- a CDS encoding RBBP9/YdeN family alpha/beta hydrolase: MRIADAAILIVPGLGNSGPGHWQVRWAEKMRTAAIVEQAEWHDPDPEDWADTIVQAVELAGKPAVIVAHSLGCIAAVRAAPRLNTKVRGALLVAPPDLERPHAPDAVRDFLPVPRDPLPFPSLLVASSNDPHCSLERAADLASAWGSDFHEAGEAGHLNLESGHGPWPEGLLMFTRLMQRL; encoded by the coding sequence ATGAGGATCGCCGACGCCGCTATCCTGATCGTTCCCGGCCTCGGCAATTCCGGGCCCGGTCACTGGCAGGTCCGCTGGGCCGAGAAAATGCGTACGGCTGCAATCGTCGAGCAGGCCGAATGGCATGACCCAGACCCCGAAGACTGGGCCGACACCATCGTGCAGGCCGTCGAACTGGCGGGCAAGCCGGCCGTGATCGTAGCCCATTCGCTCGGCTGCATCGCAGCGGTACGTGCCGCCCCGCGATTGAACACCAAGGTCCGCGGCGCGCTGCTGGTCGCGCCTCCCGATCTCGAGCGTCCGCATGCGCCCGATGCCGTCCGCGATTTCCTGCCGGTACCACGCGACCCCCTGCCCTTTCCGTCCCTCCTGGTCGCCTCGTCCAACGATCCCCATTGCAGTCTCGAGCGCGCTGCAGATCTGGCCAGCGCCTGGGGCTCAGATTTCCATGAAGCCGGCGAAGCCGGCCATCTCAACCTCGAGTCCGGTCATGGTCCCTGGCCGGAAGGCCTGCTCATGTTTACCCGGCTGATGCAGAGGCTGTGA
- a CDS encoding GNAT family N-acetyltransferase, with protein MNGYEIIPSTPTVEDYLRLRVSAGLSAKTEEQASRGLPNTWFGVTIMASGRAIGMGRIIGDGGTAFQIVDIALEPAHQGKGLGKQIMAALTERLEAHAPRGAYVSLIADGDARHLYAKFGFQLVTPASVGMARRVGSDA; from the coding sequence ATGAACGGCTACGAAATCATCCCCAGCACCCCGACGGTTGAGGACTATCTCAGGCTACGCGTATCGGCCGGCCTCAGCGCAAAGACCGAAGAACAAGCATCACGGGGACTTCCCAACACCTGGTTTGGCGTCACCATCATGGCATCAGGCAGAGCCATCGGCATGGGCCGCATCATCGGAGACGGTGGCACTGCCTTTCAGATCGTTGACATTGCACTTGAGCCTGCGCATCAGGGCAAGGGTCTCGGCAAGCAAATCATGGCCGCACTGACGGAGCGTCTTGAAGCCCACGCCCCGCGCGGCGCCTATGTCAGCCTGATAGCGGACGGCGACGCTCGCCACCTTTACGCAAAGTTCGGATTCCAACTCGTCACGCCGGCATCCGTCGGCATGGCAAGGCGAGTGGGCTCAGACGCCTGA
- a CDS encoding DUF1344 domain-containing protein, with product MRKHIASAFLVLIALAPAGASFAASAAPAAATSAAEQTTSGVVKFFNTQARSLELEDGSWFYMPAAYKAPDIKVGQKVTVHWQQNGSAHDVTSIDLS from the coding sequence ATGCGCAAACATATCGCTTCCGCCTTCCTCGTCCTTATTGCCCTGGCTCCGGCCGGAGCAAGCTTCGCCGCTTCGGCCGCGCCGGCGGCGGCCACCAGCGCTGCGGAACAGACCACATCTGGAGTGGTCAAGTTCTTCAACACCCAAGCCCGCTCTTTGGAGCTCGAAGACGGCAGCTGGTTCTACATGCCCGCCGCCTACAAGGCGCCCGACATCAAGGTTGGCCAGAAGGTTACCGTCCACTGGCAACAGAATGGCTCGGCGCACGACGTGACAAGTATCGACCTCAGCTGA
- a CDS encoding DUF1476 domain-containing protein, with product MSQFEDRQKGQEAKFAFDAEKKFKAEARRNKLLGLWVAEMLGLSGDAANAYAAEVVAADFAKPGDSDVFDKVSGDLKAKGVAIDDAAIRAKMDQLVGVANEQVASEG from the coding sequence ATGAGCCAGTTTGAAGATCGGCAGAAGGGCCAGGAAGCCAAGTTTGCCTTCGACGCGGAGAAGAAGTTCAAGGCCGAAGCCCGCCGTAACAAACTCCTGGGTCTTTGGGTGGCCGAAATGCTCGGCCTCAGCGGTGACGCTGCCAATGCCTATGCTGCGGAAGTGGTCGCTGCCGATTTTGCAAAGCCGGGTGACAGCGACGTTTTCGATAAGGTGTCGGGCGATCTCAAGGCGAAGGGCGTTGCCATCGATGATGCCGCAATTCGCGCCAAGATGGATCAGCTGGTAGGCGTTGCCAACGAGCAGGTCGCCTCGGAAGGCTAA